In Labrus mixtus chromosome 3, fLabMix1.1, whole genome shotgun sequence, a single window of DNA contains:
- the si:ch211-212d10.2 gene encoding Rieske domain-containing protein produces the protein MASGSGDEEGTTDEAAWRLIGPTSVLSKQRCRLMYSSLGYGSDVCLFYVRGEFFAMDARCSHSGGPLCEGDIEEADGVLQVFCPWHDYDFDLRTGKSGTSLQQQVYEVKLEDGNVYVKHASRLSLQPFPADKKS, from the exons ATGGCTTCTGGCTCCGGAGACGAAGAGGGAACCACGGACGAGGCTGCATGGAGACTCATAGGCCCGACCTCGGTGCTTTCCAAGCAGCGCTGCCGGCTAATGTACTCCTCCCTCGGCTACGGCTCAGATGTCTGCCTCTTCTACGTGAGGGGGGAGTTCTTCGCTATGGATGCTCGCTGTTCCCATTCCG GCGGACCTCTGTGTGAGGGGGACATTGAGGAGGCTGATGGTGTCCTGCAGGTCTTCTGTCCCTGGCACGATTATGACTTTGACCTCAGAACAGGGAAGTCTGGGACCTCCTTACAG CAACAAGTGTATGAAGTCAAGCTTGAGGACGGGAACGTGTATGTGAAACACGCCAGTCGTCTTTCCTTACAGCCTTTTCCTGCGGACAAGAAGAGCTGA